In Hyphomicrobiales bacterium, the sequence GCTGCGGCCAGCCGGTGAAGCGGCTGGTGCAGTCGGGCCGGTCGACCTTCTATTGCGAGAGCTGCCAGAGGCGGTAACCACCCGCGTCATTCTCGGGCTTGGCCCGAGAATCTCGGGCCGTAAGGGCAAGGGAGCCTCCTCTTGCATGAGATGCTCGGGTCAAGCCCGAGCATGACGCGCTCTTGATCCCATGCGCGGATGTGTTGAACACGCATGGACCGCCGTCCACACCCCCGCTAAAGCTGGCGGCACAGGAGCATCCGGGAGGCCGCCATGGCTTATGAGACCATTCTCGTCGAGACGAAGGGCAAGGTCGGGCTGATCACGCTCAACCGCCCGCAAGCGCTGAACGCCCTCAACGGCCAGCTGATCGGCGAGATCAACCAGGCGCTCGACGGCTTCGAGAAGGATGCCAGCATCGGCTGCATCCTCATCACCGGCTCGGAAAAGGCCTTTGCCGCCGGCGCCGACATCAAGGAGATGCAGGCCCGCACCTTCCCGGGCACCTATCTCGACGACAAGTTCGAGGACTGGGACCGGATCGGCCGCCGCCGCAAGCCGATCATCGCGGCCGTGGCCGGCTTCGCGCTCGGCGGCGGCTGCGAGCTCGCCATGATGTGCGACTTCATCATCGCCGCGGACAATGCCAGGTTCGGCCAGCCCGAGATCAATCTCGGCGTCATCCCCGGCGCCGGCGGCACGCAGCGCCTGACCAAGGCGGTCGGCAAGGCCAAGGCGATGGACCTGTGCCTGACCGGCCGGATGATGAATGCCGAGGAAGCCGAGCGCTCCGGCCTCGTCGCCCGCGTGGTGCCGCTCGCCGACCTCCTCGCCGAGACGCTCAAGGCGGCTGAGGCAATTGCTTCGAAGTCGCTGCCTTCCGTGCTGATGGCGAAGGAATCGGTCGAGCGTGCCTTCGAGGTGACGCTCCAGGAAGGCCTTCGCTTCGAGCGCCGTGTCTTCTCCTCGCTCTTCGCCACCGCCGACCAGAAGGAAGGCATGTCCGCCTTCGCCGAGAAGCGGAAGCCGGACTTCAAGAACGCCTGAATGATGCCATCATTGCCCTCGCGTCATTCTCGGGCCTGACCCGAGAATCTCGTGACGAGAAGGCGCTGGTTTCCGAGATGGTCGGGTCAAGTCCGACCATGACGGCTCCGAACAGGACCTGCCATCATGAATGCCGCGACCACCCTCACTCTCCCGACCTATGCCGATGTCGAGCGCGCCGCCGAGCGGCTGAAGGGCGTCGCG encodes:
- the fadB gene encoding putative enoyl-CoA hydratase (Evidence 3 : Putative function from multiple computational evidences), with protein sequence MAYETILVETKGKVGLITLNRPQALNALNGQLIGEINQALDGFEKDASIGCILITGSEKAFAAGADIKEMQARTFPGTYLDDKFEDWDRIGRRRKPIIAAVAGFALGGGCELAMMCDFIIAADNARFGQPEINLGVIPGAGGTQRLTKAVGKAKAMDLCLTGRMMNAEEAERSGLVARVVPLADLLAETLKAAEAIASKSLPSVLMAKESVERAFEVTLQEGLRFERRVFSSLFATADQKEGMSAFAEKRKPDFKNA